Within the Plasmodium coatneyi strain Hackeri chromosome 6, complete sequence genome, the region ATTGagttaaaaattaataatatatacacaaaataaaacgtgttaataaaataaaaattggcTAATGTCATAGATGCTTTAAGTGAATATATTCTTTCCCTAAATTATCCTAATTTCTATAAGCAAAAAAGATTTAGCATATAAGGTAAATCACTTTAAGTGAATTATTCCTTTAGCTAAAAAACCATCTAGGATAGTACTTTTTGTCCTCAAGGATTCAtccattttatcattttcccATTCTTTCATTAAGAAATAAAACGTATACATTAAAACGCACATTCATATTCCATTCATTATGCTACCAcggtatatataatatattataaagagaaaaacaaagtTCCATTAAAGTATCTTTGTCAGACGATACAATATATTATCATATGCAAACCACTTGGTAGACATGCAATTCTTCTAATTATGGATATGAAGTTTATTTCGATAGTATTCTAAATGCCTCGaaatgtttttaatttaatttggtgttttttttttttttttttttgcacatttttatatattttttttttttttttttaatttttaagtgGCTTTCGTGAACCTTTTTTATCAGGTCGGCAGTTTCTTTGGAATCAGCGGCTGGCTTAGCATCTTCAGTCTTTTTATCATCGGCGCCCTTttcagcttcttcttctgtttctttgtcttcctcttcttttatcGTTTTagcagaaaatatattttcttctaaatCATTGCTTACATGCTTATTGGACTATTCACttccttttatgtttttttttaagcctGTTTGATTTTCCCCTTACACTTTTGAACATTTCTGCATAACATTTCTCCTTTGGGATAGATTTTTCCGCataatctttttttgttgaatttTGTAACGAATCATTCTTACCATGGATAACAATTGTCTTTTGTTTCATCTCGTCTTTTGCTACATCTAAGACCTCTTTTTTCGACATTTCAGATGCAACCATATTTTCATGCTCAGTTTTCttgttcattattttttctattgatTCTTTTGCCTCGTGAACTAGTTTcgtaatttcttcttccttaccgAATATTTCCACAGCATTTGTTGTTTCCatatacttctttttccttttcatccttttgcATTAACACTTCTACTCCTGCTCATGTTTCCATTTCGTTTGACAGCTCTTGATTCATAAGCATTATGTCTAACGTTACTAATTTATTCACATTCTCTTCAttattaaaatgttcatcTTTACAAGCTAATTTTTCCGTTAAATCATCGCTTTTctttaatatttcttcaaCCGAGCTTATTTCTATGTCCCAAAGAACTGTGTCTCCTTTTaatatatttccccccttctctATTTCTTCACCCTCAGAGAATTagtcatcatttttttgtacaccctCCTTTAAAGGggcaccctttttttcccatgctCTGATCTTTATATGGGCAATCTGCCTTTCCTGCACATTTATCACCTTCAGTTTTTTGAGCTTTATATGGGCAGTCTGCCTTTCCGGCACATTTATCACCTTCAGTTTTTTGAGTTTTATATGGGCAATCTGCCTTTCCGGCACATTTATCACCTTCAGTTTTTTGAGCTTTATATGGacattcacttttttctgAACATTTCTTCATATAGGGGCACCCCGTTTTTTTCGCACAATCctctttttctgcattttgaTCTTTGGATGGACATCCATACTTTTTTAAAGGTATACCAGTAAATGGGCATCTTTCGAATTCGACAGaatcttctttattttcactCTTACCTTTACATGGatgtccttcattttccttcttcttttctttagaGGGGCATCCCAAATTTTTTGAACACTCGCCTCCTTCGGTGCAttcgtctttttttacatttttgtcctTATATGGACATTCACTTTTTACTGTAGAgtcatccttttttgtgcagTCCTCCTTAAACGGacatcccttcttttctttattatcaCCCATAAATGGacatcctttcttttctgtaTTATCACCCATAAATGGacatcctttcttttctgtaTTATCACCCATAAATGGacatcctttcttttctgtaTTATCACCCATAAATGGgcatcccttcttttctgtattATCACCCATAAATGGacatcccttcttttctgtattATCACCCATAAATGGacatcccttcttttctgtattATCACCCATAAATGGacatcccttcttttctgtattATCACCCATAAATGGacatcctttcttttctatattcttttcatcaatttcttctgcttttgctttttttttttcatcgtcatcatcattatcatcatcgtcgtcatcatcctTATCCTTTTTACCCTTATCTTTGTCATCCTTACCGTCCTTATCCTTGTCATCCTTGCCATCCTTATCCTTGTCATCCTTGCCGTCCTTATCCTTGTCATCCTTGCTGTCCTTATCCTTGTCATCCTTGCTGTCCTTATCCTTGTCATCCTTGCCATCCTTATCCTTGTTATCCTTGCCGTCCTTATCCTTGTCATCCTTGCTGTCCTTATCCTTGTCATCCTTGCTGTCCTTATCCTTGTCATCCTTGCTGTCCTTATCCTTGTCATCCTTGCTGTCCTTATCCTTGTCATCCTTGCTGTCCTTATCCTTGTCATCCTTGCTGTCCTTATCCTTGTCATCCTTGCCGTCCTTATCCTTGTCATCCTTGCCGTCCTTATCCTTGTCATCCTTATCCATGGGATCATAGCTACCAGTTTCATTTCCTCTCTGTAGCTCATCGTAGTTTCCCGTGCTTTCCCAATTTACATTATTTGTGTGGAAAATAAGAGGTTCGTTCCCCTGGGAGGAATTCAAGTCATTATTAATATCATTGTATACGTTATAAATGTCCTGAATATTATCATAAATGTTggtattttcctttcccttttttggaaaGTGGTCCTTAAACTTCGCCTTCTCTGTGTTGTGATCTgagtccattttttcctccttaccATTTAATTTCGTTCCTAATTTGTTGAATCTCGACTTTATATTACTCTCTCTGAGGTAATTCTTACCAGGGAAACCCATGGCAGGATTATCAACATGGCTCACTCTTTCCATGTACTCAGTTTCCACTAATATTCGATTACCACTGCTGGGGGCATTCTTCAGCAGGACATTACCCCAATCGCACGATTCATTAGAGGTGCactaagaaaaaaataaaaaaagggaagcacaTTAATCAAGTGCAgaaatacataaatgtatacacacaagTGCTATAATCACTAGCTTATCGCATAATGCCCCATTTTACACaaacaaaatttgttcaataAGTGTAAACACGGGAGTAACACCCAAACAGACAAGCaccgaaaaagaaaaatgctaTTCTTATCTTACACTACTACTAGGGTTCTGTAGATTCCATATTAAAAATGcaacaataaaaatattaaggaGCAAAAACCATTTATTTAGT harbors:
- a CDS encoding Erythrocyte binding protein — protein: MKRKKKYMETTNAVEIFGKEEEITKLVHEAKESIEKIMNKKTEHENMVASEMSKKEVLDVAKDEMKQKTIVIHGKNDSLQNSTKKDYAEKSIPKEKCYAEMFKSKRKTKKQKKKLKRAPMIKRLKMLSQPLIPKKLPT
- a CDS encoding Erythrocyte binding protein; the encoded protein is MKLKMFGEKYKGLHKMSKNGKKENSSEISVTADVETFGKCNLKGALNKWFLLLNIFIVAFLIWNLQNPSSSCTSNESCDWGNVLLKNAPSSGNRILVETEYMERVSHVDNPAMGFPGKNYLRESNIKSRFNKLGTKLNGKEEKMDSDHNTEKAKFKDHFPKKGKENTNIYDNIQDIYNVYNDINNDLNSSQGNEPLIFHTNNVNWESTGNYDELQRGNETGSYDPMDKDDKDKDGKDDKDKDGKDDKDKDSKDDKDKDSKDDKDKDSKDDKDKDSKDDKDKDSKDDKDKDSKDDKDKDGKDNKDKDGKDDKDKDSKDDKDKDSKDDKDKDGKDDKDKDGKDDKDKDGKDDKDKGKKDKDDDDDDDNDDDDEKKKAKAEEIDEKNIEKKGCPFMGDNTEKKGCPFMGDNTEKKGCPFMGDNTEKKGCPFMGDNTEKKGCPFMGDNTEKKGCPFMGDNTEKKGCPFMGDNTEKKGCPFMGDNKEKKGCPFKEDCTKKDDSTVKSECPYKDKNVKKDECTEGGECSKNLGCPSKEKKKENEGHPCKGKSENKEDSVEFERCPFTGIPLKKYGCPSKDQNAEKEDCAKKTGCPYMKKCSEKSECPYKAQKTEGDKCAGKADCPYKTQKTEGDKCAGKADCPYKAQKTEGDKCAGKADCPYKDQSMGKKGCPFKGGCTKK